In the genome of Perca fluviatilis chromosome 4, GENO_Pfluv_1.0, whole genome shotgun sequence, one region contains:
- the lrig2 gene encoding leucine-rich repeats and immunoglobulin-like domains protein 2, which produces MAEGWPIPSALVLMLLSLSAWALESCPAPCSCSKGQDAVHILDCNRKRLSTAPVDPPDGITQVTMNHNELTVLPSLGDVSSNITSISLVHNRISELLMHQLQPYVSLETLDLTSNSISELKVGSFPSMQLKYLNLSNNKISVLEPGCFENISSSLLVLKLNRNRLAVLPSKVFKLPQLQFLEMKRNKIKIVDSLTFKGMESLRSLKMQRNSITKLMDGAFFGLNNIEELELEHNNLTEVNKGWLYGLRMLRILRVSQNAVGIIRPDAWEFCQKLEELDLSFNHLTRLEETAFVGLGLLENLNLGENSIIHLGEGVFSGLASLRTLDIRNNEISWAIEDSIGVFNGMKKLNTLILQQNKIKSITKKAFEDLEELEHLDLSKNGIMSIHPEALSHMNLKVFVLNTSSLLCDCHMQWLGPWLTASQFQQSVSAICAHPASLLGHNVLSISPEKFVCDDFPKPLISTHPETHVALRGNNVTLSCVASSSSDSPMTTAWRKDGEVLYDAEVQNYARYQEGELIYTTVLHLLNVNFTDEGRYQCVVSNHFGSNYSNRAKLTVNELPSFLKTPMDLTIRTGTMARLECAAEGHPSPQIAWQKDGGTDFPAARERRMHVMPDDDIFFIANVKTEDMGVYSCTAQNAAGSLSANATLTVLETPSFMRPLEDRTVARGETAVLQCIAGGSPAPRLNWTKDDGPLVLTERHFFAAANQLLIIVDAGHADAGKYTCIMSNTLGTERGHIYLSVSPSPNCDTGSGYDQDGWTTVGIVVIVVVCCVVGTSLVWVIVIYHMRRKSEDYSITNTDEMNLPADIPSYLSSQGTLSEPQEGYSTSEAGSHQQLMPPLSNGYIHKGTDGVCYGDTGSEVETEGNGMLHCRVGSLFTGRSSFHPGEPREGLVGLSTGGAAPLVICSDCYDNANIYSRTREYCPYAYLGEDDPLDRTLPGLKESFSEHAQHEDTALESLISNLDSSVFLASHDKRLSSHTPPERYANDSLSRSFWDEGEDPSSKPPTGASQRPVTVHRTPPLASTADGAEEPSGAEADFFSSQLTQDHRSASNRTNPQEHPAPT; this is translated from the exons ATGGCGGAGGGCTGGCCCATTCCTTCGGCCCTTGTCTTGATGCTTTTGAGTTTGAGTGCCTGGGCTCTGGAGTCTTGTCCCGCTCCTTGCTCGTGTTCTAAAGGACAAGATGCTGTCCATATTTTGGACTGCAACAGGAAAAGACTGTCCACGGCTCCTGTGGACCCACCAGATGGGATAACACAAGT CACCATGAATCACAATGAGCTGACTGTTCTTCCCTCTCTTGGAGATGTTTCCTCAAATATCACCTCAATTTCATT AGTCCACAATCGGATCTCAGAGCTGTTGATGCATCAGCTGCAGCCATACGTTTCCTTGGAGACACTGGACCTGACATCCAACTCAATCTCTGAGCTCAAAGTTGGATCCTTCCCCTCCATGCAGCTGAAATATCT GAATTTGAGTAATAACAAGATCAGCGTCCTCGAGCCTGGCTGCTTTGAAAACATCTCCAGTTCCCTGCTGGTGCTGAAGCTGAACAGGAACAGATTAGCTGTGCTGCCATCCAAAGTCTTCAAACTTCCACAGCTTCAGTTTCT TGAAATGAAGCGTAACAAGATCAAGATAGTGGACAGTCTGACATTTAAAGGGATGGAGTCACTAAGGTCACTGAAGATGCAAAGGAACAGCATCACTAAGCTCATGGATGGAGCTTTTTTTGGACTTAACAACATTGAAGAACT AGAGCTGGAGCACAATAACCTAACAGAGGTCAACAAAGGCTGGCTCTATGGACTGCGCATGCTGCGTATCCTGCGGGTCAGCCAGAATGCTGTCGGCATCATCCGACCAGACGCCTGGGAGTTTTGCCAAAAGCTGGAAGAACT AGACTTGTCCTTCAATCATCTGaccagacttgaggagacggCCTTCGTAGGATTAGGACTCCTGGAGAACCTGAACCTCGGAGAGAACTCCATCATCCATTTGGGAGAGGGAGTGTTCAGTGGCCTGGCAAGTCTGCGCACCCT GGATATCCGCAATAATGAAATCTCCTGGGCCATTGAAGACTCCATTGGTGTGTTTAATGGAATGAAGAAGCTGAACACACT gatccTACAGCAgaataaaatcaaatcaatcacTAAGAAAGCGTTTGAGGATCTGGAGGAGCTGGAGCACCT TGACCTCAGCAAGAATGGCATCATGTCGATACACCCCGAGGCGTTGTCCCATATGAATCTCAAAGTGTT TGTCCTGAACACGAGCAGCCTGCTGTGTGACTGCCACATGCAGTGGTTGGGGCCTTGGCTGACTGCCAGCCAGTTCCAGCAGTCGGTCTCTGCTATCTGTGCTCATCCTGCCAGCCTACTTGGTCACAATGTCCTGTCCATCAGCCCGGAAAAGTTTGTTTGTG ATGATTTCCCCAAGCCTCTGATCTCAACTCACCCAGAGACGCATGTGGCACTGCGGGGGAACAACGTGACTCTGAGCTGCGTTGCGTCCAgcagcagtgattcgccaatgACAACAGCTTGGCGGAAGGATGGGGAGGTGCTGTATGATGCAGAAGTGCAAAACTACGCCCGGTACCAGGAGGGAGAACTGATCTACACCACTGTGCTTCACCTCCTCAATGTCAACTTCACTGATGAGGGACGCTACCAGTGTGTGGTCTCCAATCACTTTGGCTCCAACTACTCCAACAGGGCCAAGCTTACTGTCAATG AGCTGCCATCCTTTCTTAAGACTCCCATGGATCTGACGATCCGGACTGGGACTATGGCCCGGCTGGAGTGTGCTGCTGAAGGCCATCCATCACCCCAGATTGCTTGGCAGAAGGATGGAGGCACTGACTTCCCTGCTGCCCGGGAGCGCAGGATGCACGTGATGCCAGATGATGACATCTTCTTCATTGCTAACGTGAAGACGGAAGACATGGGAGTGTACAGCTGTACAGCTCAAAATGCAGCTGGCAGCCTGTCTGCAAACGCTACTCTCACTGTCCTGG AAACTCCATCCTTCATGCGGCCGCTGGAAGACAGAACCGTGGCCCGTGGTGAAACTGCTGTGCTTCAGTGTATAGCTGGAGGCAGCCCAGCCCCTCGTCTCAACTGGACCAAAGATGACGGGCCTCTGGTACTCACCGAGCGCCACTTCTTTGCTGCAGCCAACCAGCTCCTTATCATAGTTGATGCTGGTCATGCTGATGCTGGGAAATACACCTGCATCATGTCTAATACTCTGGGAACAGAACGTGGTCACATCTACCTCAGCGtctcaccatcaccaaactgtGATACCGGCTCGGGATACGACCAGGACGGCTGGACCACCGTGGGCATTGTGGTGATTGTggtggtgtgttgtgtggtcGGGACCTCGCTGGTCTGGGTCATTGTAATCTATCACATGCGCAGGAAAAGTGAGGACTACAGTATCACCAACACAG ATGAGATGAATTTGCCAGCAGACATCCCCAGCTACCTGTCCTCTCAGGGTACTTTGTCAGAGCCTCAGGAAGGTTACAGTACCTCTGAGGCAGGCAGCCACCAGCAGCTCATGCCTCCTCTCTCCAATGGATACATCCATAAGGGCACAGATG GTGTGTGTTATGGAGACACGGGCAGCGAGGTGGAAACTGAGGGGAATGGCATGCTGCACTGCAGGGTTGGCTCTTTGTTCACTGGCCGTAGCAGCTTTCACCCTGGAGAGCCCCGCGAGGGACTAGTTGGACTCTCCACAG GTGGTGCAGCTCCTCTGGTCATCTGCTCCGACTGCTACGACAACGCAAACATCTACTCTCGCACCAGGGAGTACTGCCCCTACGCCTATCTGGGGGAGGACGACCCGCTGGACAGGACTCTACCGGGCCTGAAGGAGAGCTTCAGCGAGCATGCCCAGCACGAGGACACGGCACTGGAGAGCCTCATCAGCAACCTGGACTCCTCCGTCTTTCTCGCCTCGCACGACAAAAGGTTGAGCAGCCACACTCCCCCGGAGCGTTATGCTAATG ATTCTCTCAGCAGGTCCTTCTGGGATGAAGGGGAAGATCCGTCCTCGAAACCCCCAACAGGCGCATCCCAGCGCCCAGTAACAGTACACAGGACACCACCTCTGGCCTCCACTGCCGACGGGGCAGAGGAACCGAGCGGGGCGGAGGCAGACTTCTTTTCCAGCCAATTAACACAGGACCACAGAAGTGCCTCTAACAGGACTAACCCTCAGGAGCATCCTGCTCCCACATAA